The Opitutales bacterium genome includes a region encoding these proteins:
- a CDS encoding alcohol dehydrogenase catalytic domain-containing protein: MSKQQNMEAIVLHGVSDLRFENVPVPALTAGKVRVRIGFCGVCGSDIPRSFVKGTYSFPTVCGHEFAGTIEAVGEGVDGWAVGDRVAVFPLIWREDHPASEKGEYAQSDGYDYLGSRSDGGAIEGTGSFFAETPL; the protein is encoded by the coding sequence ATGAGTAAACAGCAGAACATGGAAGCCATCGTCTTACACGGTGTCTCCGATCTTCGATTTGAAAATGTCCCGGTGCCTGCACTGACCGCTGGTAAGGTGCGTGTCCGCATCGGATTTTGTGGGGTGTGCGGCTCGGACATTCCGCGTAGCTTTGTGAAGGGTACTTACAGTTTTCCGACAGTCTGTGGCCATGAATTTGCAGGCACGATCGAAGCAGTGGGTGAAGGTGTGGATGGCTGGGCGGTCGGGGATCGCGTAGCGGTATTTCCTCTCATCTGGCGCGAGGATCATCCGGCTTCGGAAAAAGGAGAGTATGCCCAGTCGGATGGTTACGATTATCTTGGATCACGTAGTGATGGGGGTGCAATTGAAGGAACGGGGAGTTTTTTTGCAGAAACACCACTTTAA